In Zalophus californianus isolate mZalCal1 chromosome 17, mZalCal1.pri.v2, whole genome shotgun sequence, one DNA window encodes the following:
- the TERF2 gene encoding telomeric repeat-binding factor 2 isoform X4: MAAGAGTASPASGPGVVRDPEASQSKKRPGREGGEGARRSDAMAGGGGSSDGSGRVAGRRASRSGGRARRGRQEPGLGGATERGAGEARLEEAVNRWVLKFYFHEALRAFRGSRYGDFRQIRDIMQALLVRPLGKEHTVSRLLRVMQCLSRIEEGENLDCSFDMEAELTPLESAINVLEMIKTEFTLTEAVVESSRKLVKEAAVIICIKNKEFEKASKILKKHMSKDPTTQKLRNDLLNIIREKNLAHPVIQNFSYETFQQKMLRFLESHLDDAEPYLLTMAKKALKSETAASSTVKEDKQPAPEPVQKPLREPARQLRSTPTTIGIMTLKAAFKTLSSAQDSEAAFSKLDQKDLVFPNQVSLPSPALKNKRPRKDENESSAPAEGEGGSELQPKNKRMTISRLVLEEDSQSTEPSAGLDSSQEVVPASPSKPTVLNQPHPGEKIPNSTR, from the exons ATGGCCGCGGGAGCCGGGACGGCAAGCCCCGCTTCCGGCCCGGGCGTCGTACGTGACCCGGAGGCGTCACAGTCGAAGAAGCGGCCCGGCCGGGAAGGCGGGGAGGGCGCGCGGCGATCGGACGCGATGGCGGGAGGAGGCGGGAGCAGCGACGGCAGCGGGCGGGTGGCAGGCCGGCGGGCGTCCCGCAGCGGCGGGCGGGCTCGGCGGGGGCGCCAggagccggggctggggggcGCCACGGAGCGGGGAGCGGGGGAGGCACGGCTGGAGGAAGCGGTCAACCGCTGGGTGCTCAAGTTCTACTTCCACGAGGCGCTGCGGGCCTTTCGGGGTAGCCGGTACGGGGACTTCAGGCAGATCCGGGACATCATGCAGG CTTTGCTTGTCAGGCCCCTGGGGAAGGAGCATACCGTGTCCCGGCTGCTGCGGGTTATGCAGTGTCTGTCGCGCATCGAAGAAGGGGAAAATTTAG ACTGTTCCTTTGATATGGAGGCTGAGCTCACACCACTGGAGTCAGCTATCAATGTGCTGGAGATGATTAAAACGGAATTTACACTGACAGAGGCAGTGGTCGAATCCAGTAGAAAACTGGTCAAGGAGGCT GCTGTCATTATTTgtatcaaaaacaaagaatttgaaaaggcttcaaaaattttgaaaaaacataTGTCCAAGGACCCCACAACTCAG AAGCTGAGAAATGATCTCCTGAACATTATCCGTGAGAAGAACTTGGCCCACCCTGTTATCCAGAACTTTTCCTACGAGACCTTCCAGCAGAAGATGCTGCGCTTCCTGGAGAGTCACCTGGATGACGCAGAGCCCTACCTCCTCACG ATGGCCAAGAAGGCTTTGAAATCTGAGACTGCTGCCTCAAGTACAGTGAAGGAAGATAAACAGCCAGCACCAGAGCCTGTGCAAAAGCCACTCAGAGAACCTGCAAG gCAGTTACGGAGTACTCCAACCACCATTGGAATTATGACCTTGAAAGCAGCTTTCAAGACTCTGTCCAGTGCACAAGATTCTGAGGCAGCCTTCTCAAAACTGGACCAGAAAGATCTGGTATTTCCTAATCAAGTGTCCCTACCATCACCAGCCCTCAAAAACAAGAGaccaagaaaagatgaaaatgaaagttCAGCCCCTGCTGAGGGTGAGGGTGGCTCTGAACTGCAGCCCAAGAACAAGCGCATGACAATAAGCAGATTGGTTTTGGAGGAGGACAGCCAGAGTACTGAGCCGAGCGCAGGTCTCGACTCCTCCCAGGAGGTCGTCCCAGCATCACCATCCAAGCCCACCGTTCTCAACCAGCCCCACCCTGGGGAGAAGATTCCCAA